From Microlunatus capsulatus, a single genomic window includes:
- a CDS encoding nitroreductase family protein → MELAEALRRRRMVRRYDPDRPVEPAALEAVLAAALRTPSAGFTQGVSLLVLATAEDRDAFWAASTPADADPDRPSRWLAGMRTAPVLVLLWTSREAYLDRYAQPDKGWSDRDPGRWSAPYWFVDAGMVALAGLLAAVDAGLGACFFGVPAERTAAVRAAFGVPEDQLGVGVLSLGHPAPDARPGGSAARRPRRPAAELVHRGRWSTGPLPPERPGP, encoded by the coding sequence GTGGAGCTCGCGGAGGCGCTGCGCCGGCGGCGGATGGTCCGCCGCTACGACCCCGACCGGCCGGTGGAGCCGGCCGCGCTCGAGGCCGTGCTGGCCGCGGCGCTGCGGACGCCCTCGGCCGGCTTCACCCAGGGCGTCTCGCTGCTCGTGCTGGCCACCGCCGAGGACCGCGACGCCTTCTGGGCCGCGTCCACCCCGGCCGACGCCGACCCCGACCGGCCCAGCCGCTGGCTCGCCGGGATGCGGACCGCGCCCGTGCTCGTCCTGCTGTGGACCAGCCGGGAGGCCTACCTCGACCGCTACGCCCAGCCCGACAAGGGCTGGTCCGACCGGGATCCGGGACGCTGGTCGGCGCCCTACTGGTTCGTCGACGCCGGGATGGTCGCCCTGGCCGGGCTGCTGGCGGCGGTCGACGCCGGGCTGGGCGCCTGCTTCTTCGGCGTGCCGGCCGAGCGGACGGCCGCCGTCCGGGCGGCGTTCGGGGTGCCCGAGGACCAGCTGGGCGTCGGCGTGCTGAGCCTGGGGCACCCGGCCCCGGACGCCCGCCCCGGCGGCTCGGCGGCCCGCCGGCCGCGTCGGCCTGCGGCGGAGCTGGTGCACCGGGGGCGCTGGTCCACGGGTCCGCTCCCCCCGGAGCGACCCGGCCCGTAG